The stretch of DNA ACCGCGTACGTCATCGTGCCGAAGAAGCGCGACGCGGCCCGCTCGATGTACGCGAGCGGCGGCGCGTCGAACTCGTTGCGGATCGCGTAGGTCTCGTCGCGCCAGCCCGGAATCAGGCCGTCCGCGGCGAGCGCGCCGATCACCGCGCCGAGCGCGGCGCTGCGCGAAGCCGGGTTGTCGAACGTCGCGGACAGCACGACGCGCGCGCCGTCCTGCTGGAACACGTCCGGCCAGCGCGCGAGCAGCGGCGCGTCGGTCCTCCTGATCCAGCCGACCCGTTCGCCGCCGATCCAGAACGGCAGATGCGCGGCCGGATCGAAGCGGCGCGCGGCGCGAATGCAGGGCAAGGTCATCGGTATCGCTCCGTCCGGTTCAGTCGCGCAGCGCGACGCGGATGCCGATCGCGATGAAGGTGAGCCCCGCGATCCGGTCGAGCCACACGCCCGCGCGCGGCCGGCGCTTCAGCCAGCCGCCGATCATCCCCGCGCACACGCCGAACAGCGAGAACACGACGACCGTCTGCAGCATGAACAGCAGCCCGAGTTCGAGCATCTGCACGGTCACGGGCTGCGCGCCGGCCGGATCGACGAACTGCGGCAGGAACACGACGAAGAACAGCGTGACCTTCGGGTTCATCACGTTGCCGAGCACGCTCTGACGGAAGATCGACGCGAGCGGCTGGCGCGGCCGGTCGCCGGCCGCCGCGAGCCCCTGGCTGCGCAGCGCCTTCACGCCGATCCACACCAGATACGCGGCGCCCGCGAGCTTCAGCACCTCGAACGCGACCGGCGACGAGCGCAGCAGCGCCGCGATGCCGAGCGCCGCGAGCGTCGTATGGAACGTGACGCCGGCCGCGAAGCCGAGCGCCGACACGAAGCCGGCCATGCGCCCCTGCGAGATGCCGCGCGCGAGCACCTGAAGATTGTCGGGGCCGGGCGCGAACGTGATCGCGAGCGACGTCGCGAGAAAGAGAGCGAAATTCGGCATGTCGGCGCGAATCAGT from Paraburkholderia caballeronis encodes:
- a CDS encoding LysE family translocator; protein product: MPNFALFLATSLAITFAPGPDNLQVLARGISQGRMAGFVSALGFAAGVTFHTTLAALGIAALLRSSPVAFEVLKLAGAAYLVWIGVKALRSQGLAAAGDRPRQPLASIFRQSVLGNVMNPKVTLFFVVFLPQFVDPAGAQPVTVQMLELGLLFMLQTVVVFSLFGVCAGMIGGWLKRRPRAGVWLDRIAGLTFIAIGIRVALRD